A DNA window from Brassica napus cultivar Da-Ae chromosome A4, Da-Ae, whole genome shotgun sequence contains the following coding sequences:
- the LOC106445537 gene encoding 40S ribosomal protein S21-2, whose protein sequence is MQNEEGVVTELYIPRKCSATNRLITSKDHASVQLNIGHLDADGIYTGQFTTLALCGFVRAQGDADSGVDRLWQKKKVETKQL, encoded by the exons ATGCAGAACGAGGAAGGAGTCGTCACAGAGCTATACATTCCAAGGAAATG CTCGGCTACAAACAGATTGATCACATCAAAGGATCATGCATCTGTTCAGCTTAACATTGGCCATCTTGATGCCGATGGTATCTACACTGGACAGTTCACCACACTTGCGCTCTGCGGTTTCGTCCGTGCTCAG GGAGACGCAGACAGTGGCGTGGACAGGCTCTGGCAGAAGAAGAAGGTCGAAACCAAACAACTGTGA
- the LOC106445540 gene encoding CASP-like protein 5B2, translating to MKKIFGGPGTVCGLLLRIGQCASSAASIGVMVSAADFSGRTAFCYLIASMGLQLLWSFALACLDVYALRTKKDLQNPILVSLFVVGDWVTAMLSLAAACSSAGVVVLYAKDLKYCGIHDQLSCLRYEIAVALSFVTWFQIALSSHVTFWILASV from the exons ATGAAGAAGATCTTCGGAGGACCAGGAACTGTGTGTGGTCTCTTACTGAGAATCGGACAATgtgcttcttctgctgcttctATTGGAGTTATGGTCTCTGCGGCCGACTTCTCTGGTCGCACTGCTTTctg CTACTTGATTGCTTCAATGGGTCTTCAATTGCTGTGGAGCTTTGCCCTCGCGTGTCTTGATGTTTATGCTCTGAGGACCAAGAAAGATCTCCAAAACCCAATCTTGGTTAGCTTATTCGTCGTTGGTGATTGG GTGACAGCAATGTTATCTCTTGCAGCTGCGTGTTCATCAGCAGGAGTTGTGGTTTTATATGCCAAAGATCTCAAGTATTGTGGTATCCATGACCAACTTTCATGTCTTAGGTATGAAATTGCTGTGGCGCTTTCTTTCGTCACTTGGTTTCAGATTGCCCTTTCTTCTCATGTCACGTTTTGGATCTTAGCATCtgtttag
- the LOC106445536 gene encoding RNA polymerase sigma factor sigC-like, whose product MASFNSFPIPKQMVGSSSSSSSASRPRILVRSSMASTNSMLVFVPPHPLIKHWLSLLRCDQTPLPFFVRIASRWSFLSSLKEETRFHQRDHPLKACGCASATAENVYVELKDPKENIGVGLVGERMSSSSSEKANLSRSMLQYNLLGKNLLALEQTFVALESLRMERDIMLQMRKLGAAELFNTCLSRSRASSTASCLPDTGTPELVDTTEEQKTFVHSTRKLRKKARRSSLMTGSDDLGSRTIWEGVDVPRVRKPSKYRKKRERISRNEAEMPQGVKLVADMERIRTKLEEESGKVASMICWAEAAGMNEKLLMRNLHFGWYCRDELVKSTRSLVLFLARNYRGLGIAHEDLIQAGYVGVLQGAERFDHTRGYKFSTYVQYWIRKSMSTMVSRHARGVHIPASIIRTMSQIQKARKTLKTSQGIKYPADEEISKLTGYSLKKIRAANQCLKVVGSIDKKVGDCFTTKFLEFTPDTTMESPEEAVMRQSARREVHNLIEGLEAREKQVMVLRYGLEDYRPKSLEEIGKLLRVSKEGIRKIERRAMAKIRDQPKADNLRYYLNQ is encoded by the exons ATGGCTTCCTTCAATTCGTTCCCAATTCCCAAACAG ATGGTTGgttcttcttcgtcatcttcGTCTGCTTCTCGTCCACGTATCTTGGTGCGATCGAGTATGGCCTCAACCAATAGCATGCTG GTCTTTGTACCTCCGCATCCTTTGATCAAACATTGGCTCTCTCTCTTGAGATGCGACCAAACTCCTCTCCCCTTCTTCG TTAGAATTGCGTCGAGGTGGTCGTTCCTATCCTCACTCAAAGAGGAAACCAGATTTCACCAGAGAGATCATCCTCTAAAAGCATGTGGCTGTGCTTCTGCAACTGCTGAAAACGTCTATGTAGAGCTCAAAGATCCAAAG GAAAATATTGGCGTGGGTTTAGTTGGAGAAcgaatgtcttcttcttcttcagagaaAGCCAATTTATCTCGTAGCATGTTGCAGTACAATCTACTAGGGAAGAACCTTTTAGCACTAGAGCAAACTTTTGTCGCCTTGGAGTCTTTAAGAATGGAAAGAGATATTATGCTGCAAATGAGGAAGTTGGGGGCTGCTGAGTTATTCAACACCTGTCTATCTAGGTCCCGAGCTTCGTCAACCGCTTCTTGCTTACCTGACACAGGAACACCTGAGTTGGTGGATACTACAGAAGAACAGAAAACCTTTGTGCATTCAACAAGGAAACTGAGAAAGAAAGCAAGACGGTCGAGTTTGATGACTGGGAGTGATGATCTGGGTTCAAGAACCATATGGGAGGGTGTTGATGTCCCTAGAGTGAGAAAACCATCAAAatatagaaagaaaagagagaggatATCTAGAAACGAGGCTGAGATGCCACAAGGAGTCAAG TTAGTGGCGGACATGGAGAGGATTAGAACGAAACTGGAAGAGGAAAGTGGTAAGGTAGCGAGTATGATTTGTTGGGCTGAAGCAGCAGGGATGAACGAGAAACTTCTCATGCGCAATCTACATTTCGGTTGGTACTGTCGAGATGAActggtgaaaagcacccggtcTTTGGTTCTTTTCCTCGCAAGAAACTATCGTGGTCTCGGGATCGCCCACGAAGATTTGATTCAG GCAGGGTATGTGGGAGTGTTGCAAGGAGCAGAGAGGTTTGATCACACAAGGGGTTACAAGTTTTCGACGTATGTGCAGTATTGGATAAGAAAATCGATGTCCACGATGGTGTCACGGCATGCAAGAGGCGTCCACATTCCT GCGTCAATAATCCGAACAATGAGTCAGATACAAAAGGCTCGCAAGACCTTGAAAACGAGCCAGGGGATAAAGTATCCAGCTGATGAGGAGATTTCGAAACTAACAGGGTACTCGTTAAAGAAGATTAGAGCAGCTAACCAATGCCTGAAAGTGGTTGGTTCAATCGACAAGAAAGTTGGGGATTGCTTTACCACAAAGTTCCTG GAGTTTACACCAGACACGACGATGGAGAGTCCAGAGGAGGCTGTGATGAGGCAGAGCGCAAGGAGAGAGGTACATAATCTAATAGAAGGGCTAGAGGCTAGAGAGAAGCAAGTGATGGTTCTACGTTATGGTCTTGAAGACTATAGGCCCAAGTCCTTGGAAGAGATTGGGAAGCTGCTTAGGGTTAGCAAAGAAGGGATCCGGAAGATAGAACGGAGAGCGATGGCTAAAATCAGAGACCAACCCAAAGCTGATAACCTCAGATATTATTTGAACCAGTGA